Genomic window (Primulina eburnea isolate SZY01 chromosome 8, ASM2296580v1, whole genome shotgun sequence):
TGGAAGCTGATTAATCCTGTATTGGACGAATGAACAACAGAAGTAAACTTTAGAGCTTAATTTGAAAAGTCTGCTACAAAATATCACTGGTCTATCACGATCACGAAGTCTCGACCATAAAACTTTCTACAAACACTGTCCAAAAAGTGGAGAAATTCGCATAAATTAAAGTGCCTCCTCcattcaaaatgaaatatcttgCAACGAAAAGACCATGATAGACGGAGGGAGACAGAAAATTTTGGACTACAAAAATTATCCCAAATTTGGAGACAAAATATAGCATAATCTGaagaaacaaaccaaaaacaaaGGTTGCATTTGCTGTCAACAGAAACCACACAATTTGGAAACAAAGAGACCATATGTTTTCTTGAAGTGGTCAGATATTATTAATCTGCCAGAACTTAAGTTTTCTGgcaaatttgatctggacattttaattttattttatggaGATTTCCCATTCTTTATTTTATGTTGGTAcatctttttttttaatgttcttTTGGTTCTGGAAAAGCTGTACAAGATTGGGGTCGTCCTACTGTCAGATTCTGTGGTTCTTCATTGAACACTGGTTATCATGATATGATTGTTTCTTTACGTGGCTCATGTATTTCAACTTCAACTTGGTCCCATAAATGTTTCTAGACTGAATCTATATACATCATTAATCAATCATGTAcatttaaaattcataaatagtTAAATATTTACGATTTATCTCAAATCGTGTAATGAATTCTCAATTTCGTAATTTACGATTAAGTTTTGGAAGAAGTTTGTTATAATTGAGTTACAAACACTTCACAATATCATATGAGCTACCAATCATCAGCTTACATAATAGGTTCTTTTGAGTTTAAAGAAAATTTGTTATCTATTCTTGATGCGATCTTCCAAAACAGTGGCCCTTGTTTCGTCCTGCTCCaacctttttattattttgaataaacccccccccccccccccccccccctcttgCTGGTTACATTATTTCCTGCCAATTCATTCAAGAGCATATCTTATTCGTTCGAGCCAACTATTAGGTTTCCATAAATGTTACAAAGACTGACCGTAAATTTTCACTCAAACGAGCAGACCACTTAACCAAACAATCACGAGGAAATGTGGAGAGTCTAGAATGGACCGCACATATTTGGACTAATGATATCTATTAGATCTAAAGTAGGGTGATACCCGCGCCTCATTTTGTGGATGCAAAGTTTTAATTTTGTAGCGTCAGATAAAAGGGTTGTGGTGTTTATCGGAAGTTTTCAAAATCTTAGGTGAAAATTGCCATTCTAGCTCAAGAAAAGAGCTCGAGCCTCGAATCGCCGGTAGCGTCAACTTGTACTTTGTTTTCCTATTCATATATGTAGACCTACTTAAATCAAGATATTAGAGAAATTCTAAAttcttaataaataataaaattatataaaagtatcaatttttttttaaaaaaagttgtgTGTGTGCGCATGTGATTCATGTACAAGTTACATGCGCAATTGCTAGGTTTGACCAATTGAATAATACCCTTTATAATTTTGCATAATCTGATATACTATTGAGGTCGAGATTTGGTCAATATGATCTTTGTACAAACTGGTAAAAATTATAGCCTGGGTAGCTCAATTTTCTGGCCCCGGCACTGATGACATAAACACATGCATGCAGTGTATATATGCAATGGCGGAGCCAGGAATATAGCTCTACTCgatattgaattttaaattctaaATTGCTTTACTCGAGCTAATATCATATTAatctaaaattatacaaaatttacgtataattttttttaaaaaaatgggcCAAGCTTAGGTGGCAGTAGCCGTGGCGCCGCCACactgtatatatgtatatatacatataatttgTTCAAAAGAACTGTGAATAAACAAATGGCAACACATCCTTGTAGCCCAAGATTAAATATCTCGAACAGCAACAAACATGGTCGACCTTTTCCCTGAAAAGGAAATTCCCCGAGAGACACGAAAATGGATTTTAGATTAGATCTGATCGATACATTCAAAAAATAATCAGACATCCATTCAACATCCACCAAGCTACACgtagttttctttcttttgaaCTCAAACACAGAGCACAAGGGATGTCTTACAATTTTGACACAATTGCATGCAAGAGAGGGCCCAATACtaataaaacacacacacacacacacgcacataAGAAATCAATAGTCATTTTGAAgagtgaaagactacgatttTTGTTGGTCGTATTCCCTTCCCTTGGAGGGAATCATTGGGTTCTATGCATGAAAACCTTTTTCTCTAAATTTTAATGACTTTATGAGATAAAATTATACCTGATTTAACGTGGTAGATGTATCGTCGAGTCATTTTCAAATATCACATAAATAATTTTTCAGTGTTAGGTCAGTATTCTTATcgattagtaaaaaaaaaagtaaaaatcaaaGTCAGTGCACCGATACTAAACTTTGAATAGTTGATAGACCGGATGTAAAAAAGAAGTGAactaaaataatcattttctctATGTATATCTGTTCCATTTGTAGCAAAAATTTAGAACATGGGCCTATTGCATTATCGGTTGCATGATGAATAGAGATGGATCGTTGGATCTGATGCTAACGACCAAATTccattgatgtgatattggtGTCTCCGTCTACACTTCAAGAACTCGAGTGATTATTGCGCGGGTCCATCTTAATAATGACGAATTTACATTGAAAACAAAAATATCTAGCTTGTTGTGTACCTTCGCCAAATTATTGAAGCTACAGTTTTATCATGGAGTTCCTAAAAAATATTTGTAGATCTCTCGTTACTCGtgggacggtctcacgagtttttatctgtgagacgaatcaaccctacgatattcataataaaaaacaactcttagtataataactaatattttttcatggataacccaaataagatatctgtctcacaaaatatgaccagtgaaatcgtctcacacaagtttttgccaaaataattaatGAGCAGATAAAATATCACTCTCATGTTTTGATGTGACTTTAGCCTAAAATAAAGTTAAGAGCATCTTTAGTTTGATTTAATGTTGCATTTAGATGGAATGATTTAATATCAATTTGACGAATCGAATCAATTTATGCTTGGGTGAATTTCATATTCATTCATCACTAATCCATGCAAAAGTAATGTTAACTACTAGATGAATTTGAAATACATTCAACATGAGTATTATTTCAATTccttaatcatatcaaatcatctCATCTAGACACAacctaaaatttgaaaattgaatTGTCACAATTATGTAGAGCCTTATTCGAGTTAAAGCCAATCGAGCTAGAGCTTGATTGAATATATTTGAGTTTAATATATACCTAGCTAGCTTCAAATTTATTAATCCAAATCGTAATCCAAATTTTATCAAAGTTATAAATCTTAggtgagtgagtctcatgtgagaccgtctcacggatactaatctgtgatacgggtcaaccatacccatattcaaaataaaaagtaatactcttagcataaaaaataatattttttcatagatgacccaaataagatatccgtatcacaaatacgacctgtgagaccgtctcacacaagtttttgtcatgatCTTAGGTATAAAAGATTGATTGATTATTTATTTCCGTTATCCCCGACACTTTGCTCATTACAACTAATTAGTATAACGTATCATTCATCATTATGTCCATGACCCCATCGATGTCTTAAAGTTTTTCAAATATAGGAAACAATTATCATTCaaaactcacacacacacacacacacacatatatatatattgacacACACGCACATGCACACACGCGAAGTTGAGTTTGAGAAATACTGGATATGAACAAAATTTAGACATGATGCGGGCTTAGACTTGTAAACCTATAACCCATAATTTTAATGGGCCGAGAATGTGGAATTTAAATATAAGATTGGACTCGATTCATTTTGACCCAAACTTTAAGATGGTCCAAACGAAAAGTTattaacaataataaataaagaaactGGTGCGGCTTTTCTTCCTCCGATGGCACCCGAGGAACGCCGGGAACAGAGACGGATTTATATAAGGGCTGtactgggctgtagcccagcccatttttaataatttagcgacggtttttaaaaccgtcgctaatatgtgCGACGGTTTgtgtaaaaccgtcgccgatgggGATCGGCGACTGTTTTAATTATACCAtcgctactagcgacggtttattcaaaagtaataataaCAGTCGCTATTgacgacggtttttcaaaaaacagtcgctaatggCGACGGTTGATCCAAAAACCGTCGTACATCCGTCCAATCAAGTACCATCCCTTTATAAGGATGAGACCAAATTCATCACATATCCTCTAATCCGCCCCACctcaattctacaaaatttcTCTCCCAAGTCCCAAGCCCTTTAGCAATAGAATAGAATTACGAACTCCCGAAGAAATCGAATTGCTCATCGGCAAGGCAACAATCCAGGTAAGAATCggctatacattttttattttgttttttatagcttctttgtgcgtgatttgtggtttcttgattgtttgttgttgagttgtttattgactattacttgtttatttgtttaataattattttattcttgtttaagATTATAACTTGAACTATTTCAAAATGGAACATCAATCTGCTGCAAAGAAAGGAAAAACATTGATATCTTCTTTCTTTAAGAAGAGACATCGTCAAGCTAGTGAAGATACTTCAATTCCTACGGTCCTTACAATGCAACATCAATCCAGTGAAAGTCTTCTATTTCCCAATATCCAAATTCCTTCATGTTCATCTCCTAGAGACGATCATCAGTCTTCGTCTACTTTTATTGAACGAGATCCGGGAAAAAGAAAACAGATATGTGAATATCATGTTAATGTACGAGATGAGATAAGACGTTCATATCTAAATATGGGGCCTTATCAACCAGATATGTTGGAGTATCCAGGTACGAAATTTGGAAGCCAGAATCGTTGTTTTCAGAAAAAATGGTTTCAGAAATTTTATTGGTTGGAGTATTCGccttcaacaaataaggcatattgtTTCTATTGCTTTCTTTTCCTTAATGATGTTAATTCATCTAATATCTCGGCATTGGTCAATGAAGGATTTGACAATTGGAAAAGGGTAAACCAAGGAAAAACATGTGCTTTTCTTTCCCATATTGGTTCTGCAGCTTCTTCACCTCATACTATATGTGAGagaagggctgaaaatttgatGAGGCCCTCACAACATATTGATAAAGTGATGCATGCACAATCTAAAgaggaaaaagagaaaaatcgTTTGCGTTTGAGCACCTCAATTGTAGCTGTTCGTTGGCTAGCACTTCAAGGTTGTGCTTTTAGAGGTAACGATGAATCTCTATCTTCATCTAATCGTGGAAATTTCTTGAATTGGTTAAGGCTTTTGCAAAAATGAATATAGAAATTGATGAAGTTGTGCTTGAGAATGCTCCAAAAAATGCCCAATATATCGCTCCAGAAATTCAGAAAGAGATTTTACATATTATGGCCAATAGAGTACGAAAGATGGTTCGTGAAGAAGTTGGAGATAACTACTTCTGTATTCTTGTTGATGAAGCCCGAGATATATCTAAACGAGAGCAAATGGCCATTATATTGAGGTTTGTGAACAAtcatgagattttgacagaaagATTTTTTGCCATCAAAAGTGTTAGTGACACTACCTCAATGAATTTGAAAAATGAGATATCAAATGTTCTTGTTCATCATGATCTCCATGTTAAGAAAATCAGAGGCCAAGGATATGATGGTGCTAGCAATATGCGTGGAGCCTGGAATGGACTTCAAGcattatttctcaaagattgtcCCTATGCATACTATGTCCACTGTTTTGCACATCGTTTACAACTGACATTGGTTTCTGCAGCTAAGGATGTTAGTGTTATTTGGGAATTCTTTTCTCATTTGGACAATATTGTTAATATTGTCACTTCTTCTACTAAGCGCATTGCTGAATTACATACTGCACAAAGAAATGAAATTGAGTATATGTTGTCAATTGGAGAACGTGATTCTGGAAGTGGTGCAAACCAGATTGGTAATTTGCAACGAGCAGGAGCTACTCGTTGGAGTTCTCACTATGATTCGGTAAAAAGCTTGATAGGTATGTACACTGCAACTTGCAAAGTTTTTGAAGTTCTCAGTGATCATTCTCCAAATGGAAGAGCTAAGGCTGAAGTTCGGGGGATTTACATAAACATGGCAAGCTTTGAATTTGTGTTTATTTTGCACTTAAtgcataaaattatgagaacaaCAGATACTCTTTGTCaaattcttcaaaaaaaatCTCAAGACATTTTGACTGCTATCACATTTGTCACTACTACCAAAAGTTGCCTTCAAGAATTTAGAGAATATGGGTGGAATGAATTTCTTCAGGAAGTTAAAGTTTTTTGCTCAAGAAATGAAATTGATGTGCCTGATCTTGATTGTCTATATAAGATTGGACGTTCCTGTCGGCAAACTacaatagaacatcattaccactttgatgtgtttaatgcagcaatagattttattttgatggagttaaatactcggttcaatgagtcatcggtggaacttctttctcttagtacagctttagatcctaaaaattcatttgactcatttaacagtgatgatatttgcaagcttgcgaagaagttttatcctgaagatttcacagatcaagaaattgttactttggagtatgaattgatacactataaacttgatgtgatgcagaatttaaaggtttctacacttgttgagttgtgtcagcaattgaccgagagtggacggtcaagtgtttatgtaatgttgactagattgattcatcttattttgacattacctgtgtctactgccactacTGAGCGAGCTTTTTCaacaatgaagcatgtgaagacggcacttcgcaataaaatggaggatgactttcttgccgattgtttgacactctatattgaacgagatttagctaaacatattgatgtaaattctattatggatgaattttatgttttaaaatctcgtAGGGCACAACTTTATTGAacgatataatataatttttttttaataatatataacttattatattgagttcaagcccaaCTTTTATTCCTGAGCCGTCCCTGGCTGA
Coding sequences:
- the LOC140837933 gene encoding uncharacterized protein; this translates as MNIEIDEVVLENAPKNAQYIAPEIQKEILHIMANRVRKMVREEVGDNYFCILVDEARDISKREQMAIILRFVNNHEILTERFFAIKSVSDTTSMNLKNEISNVLVHHDLHVKKIRGQGYDGASNMRGAWNGLQALFLKDCPYAYYVHCFAHRLQLTLVSAAKDVSVIWEFFSHLDNIVNIVTSSTKRIAELHTAQRNEIEYMLSIGERDSGSGANQIGNLQRAGATRWSSHYDSVKSLIGMYTATCKVFEVLSDHSPNGRAKAEVRGIYINMNLENMGGMNFFRKLKFFAQEMKLMCLILIVYIRLDVPVGKLQ